One segment of Actinomycetota bacterium DNA contains the following:
- a CDS encoding Na-K-Cl cotransporter, which yields MQRMLTALKGRSRDEKLGTFIGVFTPSVLTILGVILYLRTGWVVGSVGLTGALVIIVIANLVTLATALSVSAVSTNMRVGAGGAYYIISRSLGVEIGAAIGIPLFFAQAFSVTLYAFGLAESLGIVWPAVPQKVVAAATVLVVALLAARGAGLALRLQIPIMVAIGVSLVVLGVGIANSSPETIRLTTAFEEPPGFWAVFAVFFPAVTGILVGISLSGDLKHPDRSIPRGTIAAVLVGFVVYIGVAVGLALAADPADLVANNLIWFTIAGAAGVLIFPGLWGAIFSSAVGSVLSAPRTLEAMVADRVLPRWLGSPIGRVRGPGVPLLISLLVALGAVLLGGINAVAPVLTMFFLTTYGMVNLVAGVENLTADPSYRPTMRVHWTISLAGAGACFWVMFLISPVALVVAVVIEVGVYLLMRRRALVAPWGDLRRGAMMSLVRSTVIQLRRLPNDPRNWRPNILLFSGDVRRRPDLARFAAWLVQDRGILTVCELGVGSLERYGEFAAERRAQLDADLDELGVVAFAEVDVVGDFVDGAVAVAQANGIAGIESNTVMFGFSDKLERRVSALQIIERLARIGKSAIICRTVPHQRRASGREIHVWWGGLQNNGDMLALFAHLISLNPEWRDARIRIMSITSSDMMAERNARMLDRVIHAARIPAETEVIVRRSGQTVQSLIRERSARADVVLMGLRANRPGEEVEYAHRLEELVEGLPTVIFVRCAGEFRGRLLGDHPEE from the coding sequence ATGCAGCGGATGTTGACGGCGCTGAAGGGCCGATCCAGAGATGAGAAGTTGGGCACGTTCATCGGTGTCTTCACACCGTCCGTCCTGACGATCCTCGGCGTTATCTTGTACCTGCGGACCGGTTGGGTCGTCGGCAGTGTCGGGCTGACGGGTGCGCTCGTCATCATCGTCATCGCCAATCTCGTGACGCTGGCCACCGCCCTGTCCGTCTCCGCCGTCAGCACCAACATGCGCGTGGGCGCCGGAGGTGCCTACTACATCATCTCGCGAAGCCTGGGGGTGGAGATCGGGGCGGCGATCGGCATCCCGTTGTTCTTCGCACAGGCATTCTCGGTGACGCTCTACGCTTTCGGGCTGGCCGAGAGCCTCGGGATCGTCTGGCCCGCAGTGCCGCAGAAGGTGGTTGCCGCCGCAACGGTGCTCGTGGTTGCCCTTCTCGCCGCCAGAGGGGCCGGCCTGGCGCTTCGGCTGCAGATCCCGATCATGGTCGCCATCGGGGTGTCACTCGTGGTTCTCGGTGTCGGTATCGCGAACAGCAGCCCAGAGACGATTCGTCTCACGACTGCATTCGAGGAGCCACCCGGCTTCTGGGCCGTCTTCGCCGTATTCTTTCCTGCGGTCACCGGAATCCTGGTCGGTATCAGCCTGTCGGGTGATCTGAAGCATCCCGACCGGTCCATCCCGCGAGGAACGATCGCGGCCGTGCTCGTAGGATTCGTGGTCTACATCGGTGTCGCCGTCGGCTTGGCGCTCGCAGCCGATCCTGCCGACCTCGTCGCCAACAATCTGATCTGGTTCACCATCGCCGGCGCTGCCGGTGTGCTGATCTTCCCGGGCCTGTGGGGAGCGATCTTCTCCTCCGCGGTGGGCAGCGTCTTGTCCGCGCCTCGAACCCTCGAAGCGATGGTGGCCGATCGAGTCCTCCCACGATGGCTGGGTTCTCCGATCGGGAGGGTGCGGGGTCCGGGAGTTCCTCTGCTCATTTCCCTGCTCGTCGCGCTCGGAGCGGTCCTTCTCGGTGGCATCAATGCGGTCGCCCCGGTGCTGACCATGTTCTTTCTCACCACCTACGGAATGGTGAACCTGGTGGCGGGCGTGGAGAATCTGACTGCCGATCCGTCGTACCGCCCGACCATGCGCGTCCACTGGACGATTTCGCTTGCGGGTGCCGGGGCGTGTTTCTGGGTCATGTTCCTGATCAGCCCGGTGGCTCTGGTGGTCGCGGTCGTTATCGAGGTTGGCGTCTATCTCCTGATGCGCAGGAGGGCACTCGTGGCCCCGTGGGGGGATCTGCGGCGCGGTGCCATGATGTCGCTCGTTCGCTCGACGGTGATCCAGCTCCGAAGGCTGCCCAACGATCCGCGGAACTGGCGGCCCAACATCCTGCTGTTCTCCGGTGACGTGCGGCGCCGTCCGGACCTCGCGCGGTTCGCTGCGTGGCTCGTGCAGGATCGCGGAATCCTGACCGTGTGCGAGCTCGGTGTCGGATCGCTGGAACGGTATGGCGAGTTTGCCGCCGAACGAAGAGCGCAACTCGACGCGGATCTGGATGAGCTCGGAGTCGTCGCGTTCGCCGAAGTCGATGTCGTGGGCGACTTCGTGGACGGCGCCGTTGCCGTCGCGCAGGCCAACGGGATCGCCGGTATCGAATCCAACACCGTCATGTTCGGATTCAGCGACAAGCTCGAGCGGCGGGTCTCCGCGCTGCAGATCATCGAACGCCTCGCGCGTATCGGCAAGTCCGCGATCATCTGCCGGACAGTCCCGCATCAGCGGCGAGCGAGCGGTCGTGAAATCCATGTGTGGTGGGGCGGTCTGCAGAACAACGGGGACATGCTTGCACTGTTCGCTCACCTGATCTCGCTGAATCCGGAGTGGCGCGACGCCCGGATTCGCATCATGAGCATTACTTCGAGCGACATGATGGCCGAACGGAATGCCCGCATGCTCGATCGGGTCATCCACGCCGCCCGCATCCCTGCCGAGACCGAGGTCATCGTGCGGCGCAGCGGTCAGACTGTCCAGAGCCTGATCCGAGAGCGTTCGGCACGAGCAGATGTCGTGTTGATGGGACTCCGTGCGAACCGACCCGGTGAAGAGGTCGAATATGCGCATCGGCTGGAAGAACTCGTCGAGGGTTTGCCGACGGTCATCTTCGTTCGTTGCGCCGGCGAGTTTCGAGGACGCCTGTTGGGCGATCACCCGGAGGAGTGA
- a CDS encoding FAD-dependent oxidoreductase yields MKKVVILGGGFGGAAAAVALSQIRDEHSVTVIDRHETSYLAADNPFIVVGKRDRYEIARHLSDLVRYGARFVEAEIDHIDVRERVVSTSVGGFDFDYLVIALGATYDWDAVPGAKEAHGFYDLARAERLRDRLAEFRGGTVVIGVSGLPIKCPPAPFEMSMMIDWWLRERGLRAGTELHVAVPGSTPLAVAGPRAGRQVAAALEHRDIRLHAGVTVTRVGPRSMLFSDGSEIITDVAVTIPVHRPPAVVASSGLLADSPWVQVDRGTLETSVPGVFAVGDVNIVPIGEKVLPKAGAFAARQGRTAAGVIASRIDGTEPPQPYDGVGRCFMAFSGTEGAQVGGEFFAPGGPDISLEPPSVGGMSDKELFDLDWRTFQV; encoded by the coding sequence GTGAAAAAGGTCGTGATTCTCGGTGGCGGGTTCGGAGGTGCTGCCGCAGCGGTCGCTCTGTCGCAGATTCGCGACGAGCACAGTGTCACGGTCATCGATCGGCACGAAACGAGCTACCTCGCCGCCGACAACCCGTTCATCGTCGTAGGGAAGCGTGACCGGTACGAGATTGCCCGGCATCTCTCCGACCTCGTTCGGTATGGCGCCAGATTCGTGGAAGCGGAGATCGACCATATCGACGTGCGGGAACGGGTCGTGTCGACATCTGTCGGCGGTTTCGACTTCGACTACCTCGTCATCGCTCTCGGAGCGACATACGATTGGGATGCGGTGCCGGGGGCGAAGGAGGCGCACGGCTTCTACGACCTGGCTCGGGCCGAGCGTCTCAGGGATCGACTTGCCGAGTTCCGCGGTGGGACCGTCGTCATAGGAGTGTCCGGGCTTCCGATCAAGTGTCCACCTGCCCCGTTCGAAATGTCGATGATGATCGACTGGTGGCTACGCGAGCGGGGTCTGCGGGCCGGCACGGAGTTGCATGTCGCCGTTCCCGGTTCCACCCCTCTCGCCGTCGCCGGTCCGCGGGCAGGTCGGCAGGTTGCCGCGGCGCTGGAGCATCGCGATATCCGGTTGCACGCCGGAGTGACGGTCACCCGGGTCGGACCGCGTTCGATGCTGTTTTCCGACGGAAGCGAGATCATCACCGATGTGGCTGTCACGATTCCCGTCCACCGCCCACCGGCCGTCGTTGCCAGTTCCGGCCTCCTCGCCGATTCCCCGTGGGTCCAGGTCGATCGAGGAACCCTCGAGACGTCGGTACCGGGTGTGTTTGCCGTTGGTGACGTCAACATCGTTCCCATCGGCGAGAAGGTGCTCCCCAAGGCGGGGGCGTTTGCCGCCCGTCAGGGACGCACTGCCGCGGGCGTGATCGCCTCGCGCATCGATGGAACGGAGCCACCGCAACCATATGATGGCGTCGGCCGGTGCTTCATGGCGTTCTCCGGCACCGAAGGGGCCCAGGTGGGCGGGGAGTTCTTTGCTCCCGGAGGACCCGACATCTCGCTCGAGCCGCCGAGCGTCGGGGGAATGAGCGACAAGGAACTCTTCGATCTGGATTGGCGGACGTTCCAGGTCTGA
- a CDS encoding FAD-binding oxidoreductase, whose product MKAEVVIAGAGIAGVSVAYHLSMRHGLRDVILCDPRPPLTLTSDKSTECYRNWWPQAPMIHLMNRSIDLLEEFATTSGDIFNLDRRGYIYVTGDDTRLEALESDAIATAKAGGGSLRVHKPLKDRTPCAVARRWDRMTSGADLIADPDLLRRLFPYLTEDAVGALHVRRAGWLDAQQLGAWLFAEAKSAGVRFLPREVIGVETGPAGVGAVDLDDGSRIETRFFVDAAGPMVGDVAGLLGEELPIHAELHLKVAFKDHLGVVPRDAPLLIWDDPQSIDWDPEEISGLRDGMSDLLDLLPSGCHLRPEGGDESPWVLGLWEVRRRIMTPRFPVPVDPMHAEVVLRGLSRMIPGLEAYRERVPKTWVDGGYYVKTPENYPIIGPLRTPGAFVIGALSGFGIMASQAAAELLSLHITGQDLPEFADAFRRRRYDDPSYLDGIDADAGQL is encoded by the coding sequence GTGAAGGCGGAGGTTGTGATCGCCGGTGCGGGTATCGCGGGCGTGAGTGTCGCGTACCACCTGTCGATGCGTCACGGCCTACGGGACGTGATTCTGTGTGACCCGCGCCCGCCGTTGACCCTGACGAGCGACAAGTCGACCGAGTGCTATCGGAACTGGTGGCCACAAGCACCGATGATTCATCTCATGAACCGCTCGATCGATCTCCTCGAAGAGTTCGCCACCACCTCGGGCGACATCTTCAATCTCGACCGGCGCGGCTACATCTACGTCACCGGGGACGACACCCGTCTCGAGGCCCTCGAATCCGATGCCATCGCAACGGCAAAGGCAGGCGGGGGAAGCTTGCGCGTCCACAAACCGTTGAAGGATCGGACGCCGTGTGCAGTGGCGCGGCGTTGGGACAGGATGACCTCGGGTGCGGACCTGATCGCGGACCCCGACCTGCTTCGGCGGCTCTTTCCCTACCTGACCGAAGACGCCGTGGGGGCGCTGCATGTGCGTCGTGCAGGGTGGCTCGACGCGCAGCAGCTCGGGGCGTGGCTGTTCGCGGAGGCAAAGTCGGCGGGAGTGAGGTTCCTGCCTCGCGAGGTCATCGGTGTGGAGACCGGTCCGGCCGGAGTCGGGGCCGTCGATCTCGACGATGGGAGCCGCATCGAAACGCGATTCTTCGTCGACGCTGCAGGCCCGATGGTGGGCGATGTGGCAGGTCTGCTCGGGGAGGAGCTTCCCATTCACGCCGAGTTGCACCTCAAGGTGGCGTTCAAGGATCATCTCGGTGTGGTGCCGAGGGACGCTCCGTTGCTGATCTGGGACGACCCGCAGTCCATCGACTGGGATCCGGAAGAGATCTCCGGGTTGCGAGACGGCATGTCGGATCTGCTCGATCTCCTTCCCTCGGGCTGCCACCTCCGTCCGGAAGGCGGAGACGAATCGCCGTGGGTGCTGGGGTTGTGGGAGGTTCGGCGACGCATCATGACGCCCAGATTCCCCGTCCCCGTCGATCCGATGCACGCCGAGGTCGTGCTGCGGGGTCTGTCGAGAATGATCCCCGGTCTCGAGGCGTACCGTGAACGAGTGCCCAAGACCTGGGTCGACGGGGGGTACTACGTCAAGACGCCCGAGAATTACCCGATCATCGGGCCGCTGCGAACACCCGGCGCGTTCGTCATAGGGGCACTGTCCGGGTTCGGCATCATGGCGTCACAGGCTGCGGCCGAGCTGCTGTCGCTGCACATCACCGGCCAGGATCTGCCGGAGTTCGCGGACGCCTTCAGGCGCCGACGCTATGACGATCCTTCCTATCTCGACGGCATCGACGCAGATGCGGGGCAGCTCTGA